The following are encoded together in the Silurus meridionalis isolate SWU-2019-XX chromosome 2, ASM1480568v1, whole genome shotgun sequence genome:
- the borcs7 gene encoding BLOC-1-related complex subunit 7 has translation MASSEPHPRFGQSVKGLLSDKVGSCSGDVIALTRQVLKGSRSQELLGQAARNMVVQEDAILHSEDSLRKMSIITTHLQYQQEAIQKNMEHSRNLQDQLRHLLK, from the exons ATGGCTTCCTCAGAACCGCATCCTCGGTTTGGTCAGTCTGTTAAAGGTTTATTGTCTGATAAAGTCGGTTCTTGCAGTGGAGATGTAATTGCTCTTACACGCCAGGTATTAAAAGGATCTCGCAGCCAAGAG CTGCTCGGGCAGGCAGCAAGAAATATGGTTGTCCAAGAAGATGCTATTCTGCATTCTGAGGAT AGTCTTAGGAAAATGTCCATAATTACTACTCATTTGCAATACCA gCAAGAAGCCATCCAGAAGAA CATGGAGCACTCCAGAAACCTTCAGGACCAGCTTCGGCACTTGCTAAAATAA